The following are from one region of the Corylus avellana chromosome ca1, CavTom2PMs-1.0 genome:
- the LOC132167676 gene encoding organ-specific protein P4, with amino-acid sequence MKSILASCILLYLFLFVNLNDARKDQGDYWKIIMKDQPIPEAIKGLFHGDPLYQADARQKDRFVKDFDVTPNAIIYHSHMKPKEEKPHAKDFEQKQDIELLG; translated from the exons ATGAAATCTATCTTGGCTTCCTGCATTCTCCTTTATCTTTTCTTG TTTGTGAACCTCAACGATGCCAGAAAAGACCAAGGAGACTACTGGAAAATCATAATGAAAGACCAACCAATACCAGAAGCAATCAAAGGCCTTTTTCATGGAGATCCACTATATCAGGCTGATGCAAGGCAAAAGGACCGTTTTGTTAAAGATTTTGATGTTACCCCTAATGCTATTATATATCATTCCCATATGAAGCCTAAAGAAGAGAAGCCTCATGCCAAGGACTTTGAACAAAAGCAAGATATAGAGCTGCTGGGCTGA